The following DNA comes from Maniola jurtina chromosome W, ilManJurt1.1, whole genome shotgun sequence.
tgaaaatgtaCAAATTCTCAGTGACAAACTAGaagaaacaattaaaaaaagctTGAAACTAGATGAAAAATTAGGAATAACCAACAAAAAGCACAAAATTATTAGTGAGCAAACATtgaatttaatttctaagcgaACTAAACTGTTGAACACAAAAAGTAAATCCAAAGAAATGAGGGAAGAATTAAAGGAGTTATTCAAAAAAACTAATAGAGCAATCCGAAAAGATTATGATAATTATAGAAGAACAGTCATAGAAAGAAACATACTAACATACCGAAGTTCGAAAAGAGCCTATAAAGAATTGGTAATTCATAAAAACTGGATACAGTGCTTAAATGACGGAAAAGGAGAAACTAGAACTAGGGAAGACATAATAAAATGTGCAACTGCCTTCTACTCAAACCTTTACAAAAAACTACCGCAAGAAACAGACGGAAAAATTAATTCTAAGAGCAAAGAGACTATTGAAACAATTGTGGACCCAATAAACGAAAGAGAGATATTAGGAcatataaagaaattaaaatctgaAAAGAGCCCAGGACCAGACAAACTCGCAAATGAAGCCGTAAAAATAGGAGCGCCTATTCTAGTTGGATATCTAGCAAAACTTTTTAACTTAGTACTGGAAAAAGAACACGTACCAACACAATGGTGCAAATCAAATATAACATTACTGTACAAGAAAGGGAATCCACTAGACATAGGCAACTATAGGCCCATCAGTCTACTATCTACAATTTACAAACTCTTTTCATCAATCCTTCTGAGTAGAATAGCACCAGAAATAGATAAAAACCAATCATTAGAACAGGCAGGTTTTCGACCACAATATTCTACAATAGACCACATACATACTATAGAACAgataattgaaaaatttaaagagTTTAACAAACCACTTTATATTGCATTTGTGGACTACTCCAAAGCATTTGACAGTATTACACACTCATCTATCTGGAATGCTTTAAGAAGTAATAACATAAGTGGAAAATAtataaacattataaagaaaatttacTCCATGAGTGTAAGTAGAGTGAAACTAGAAAGGCAAGGAGAAGAGTTCACGATTGAAAGAGGCGTTAGACAAGGAGACCCGCTTTCTCCCAAGCTATTCATAGCTGTTCTGGAGGACATCTTCAAAAACCTTGATTGGAAAAATAAGGGAATATGGGTGCTACACAAAAGGCTAACACATTTGAGGTTTGCGGACGACATAGCTATTTTTGGCGAGACCGCCAACGATCTGGAGAAAATGCTACAGAGTTTAGATTCAGAAAGTCAAAAAGTTGGTCTGCACATGAATACTACCAAAACTAAAATCATGACAAACAGTCACAAGAAAACAATCAAAATAGAACAAAAGTCAGTAGAGTATGTGGACAGCTATGTGTACTTGGGTAAACTGGTCTCCTTTGAAGCGAACACTAACGAAAAAGAAGTGGACAGAAGAATAAACATAACATGGAAGAAATACTGGGCACAAAAAGAAATTCTAAAAGGAAATTATaacctaaaaatgaaaaagatgaTAATGGATTCCTGCATCCTCCCAAGCCTAACTTATGCAAGCCAAACATGGGTATTCACCgaaaaagtcaaaaataaaatcctgtctgtcggcggtaccgacttttagctgtcaatactttgctcactgagcattacgtcatctccccactgtcgtcgttggactataaaatcagacacgctgtgcgtagcgaggcattattcgtccggttgttgccgaggacacttctcagtaggaatagtctgtcgtactgtaggttttagagtagtggttacctaaagtggtactgttggttaaacgagttgttattgtggtggttaggttagatggttggtttgggaccggtgtaaggggtggaggagccggtctaggtaggttaggttaggtttacctagttacgctggtagttgtgacatgcagtaaacggaagtattgttcttaacacgtctgaagatcgcctagtgatcgaagcagaccctaaggatcttcgcctgccttcatcaattcttaaacaatcctcggctcgatccgacatcagaagtgggatgaaccgtggagcctcttcagctccacctaaccacatcgaagaaaatagctggcttgttgcaaggtcgagccaaaactcttggagatacgtgaatcaattaccaaagcttggaatatctggaaacgagtggttaatggtgacaaagacaaggacatctgattcaagtccaggaggtgaaagctacaggtaatctgcactttttcaaaatcttaatattgccgctttgtgtgtgtgacgtaagttgaggacaggggcctccttacttttgtgttttgtgacgtttgtgtgtgtgacgtaagttgaggacaggggcctccttacttctgtgttttgtgacgtttgtgtgtgtgacgtaagttgaggacaggggcctccttacttctgtgttttgtaagttgaggacaggggcctccttacttttgtgttttgtgtcgtaagttgaggacaggggcctccttacttttgtgttttgtgacgtaagttgaggacaggggcctccttacttttgtgttttgtgacgtaagttgaggacaggggcctccttactttcactattagtcgtgtccaacgaggatgagggcttccgtgcgtaatctgtttcgtacaacggtactgtgttcttttttttttctttggcaggtCGAGGGCGACCTGTGGTCAGAATGGCCATGTCGGCGCTGATTTACGAAGGCGAGCACGAACGCGCACGAGcaatatcggacaatccatgaatcagggacggtggggacggaccggtcaccagctagctcccgaggacggtcgcgcgtcagaatggccgtgacgcgacgatgttaaaagagttttactgtcatagacaccgcacagttacagttaaccacatacccttaacaacaaccaaaaaaaaaaaaaaaaaaaaaattttgtttttaagttcagttagatgccaagaaattaattactcagttagacgccaccgagtttcttgctggttcttctcgctaggttgtggcattccgaaccagtggtaaattcgttttgaataatgattgattaagagttgcaataacaattgcgctctaatcatatgaactgtagtttagaatcggttcaactaactttcgcgtcgcgacatgtcagtagatgagttcttgtaattaggttttggttcttctcgcagtgttagcctattttttagacagatgatcagttgaaagtgatttcttaacctaggttggttgtgtcaacttcctaagtgttgagatgtgatgaattagccaagccaaagagccctagaaaaagccgtgatggtcagaatcataaccaatagcattgtacgttaattattgtaatgtttctggtttacggaggtttactgactgaggggacgctgatgtccggtccactagtgttgagtggttgaggggacattgatgtccaggtttagaatgagaaagatgttcattgacagttaactgctagtcaggatagacgagcggtatagtgactttgtggttatggttttgtcctcacatgctttgtgacatttagcgtacgaggacgtacgcaggtcagaatggccgtgtcggcggtaccgacttttagctgtcaatactttgctcactgagcattacgtcatctccccactgtcgtcgttggactataaaatcagacacgctgtgcgtagcgaggcattattcgtccggttgttgccgaggacacttctcagtaggaatagtctgtcgtactgtaggttttagagtagtggttacctaaagtggtactgttggttaaacgagttgttattgtggtggttaggttagatggttggtttgggaccggtgtaaggggtggaggagccggtctaggtaggttaggttaggtttacctagttacgctggtagttgtgacatgcagtaaacggaagtattgttcttaacacgtctgaagatcgcctagtgatcgaagcagaccctaaggatcttcgcctgccttcatcaattcttaaacaatcctcggctcgatccgacatgtCCTGTCAACACGCCATGGAAAGAAGCATATTGAAGCTGAGAAGAATACAAAAAACTAGAAACATAGACATCCGCAAGAAAACTCAGATAATAGATGCTCTTCAGTATGCCCTGGAACAAAAGTGGAAATGGGCAGGACATATATCAAGGTATAAGGACAAAAGGTGGACTTATTTAACAACAAAATGGCAGGGCCCTACAGGCAAAAGGAGTGTAGGAAGGCAGAGGAAAAAGTGGGAAGACGAAATTATAGGTGTCGCAGGAAGAAAATGGATGGAAACCGCAATCGACAGAGAGGCCTGGAAAAGGATGGGGGAGGCTTTTACCCGCAGGGGGCCGCACGCCAAGattgttaaaatattgtaaaaataaaaaatgtaataggtGCTAATTAGTGTGTGGAAAATaaagctttaataataataataatattatatatatatatatatatatatatatgtagtaCCTAGATGTATCCTTTAGGTCTTCCTCTccctttcttttctttttaatttagtaaGGTGTATATTTATTCTGCATGgtagtattttatttgtatatatgttacagtcatagtgattaaatagctattatacataatgactggtcattatgtataatatcaaaattgactagacaatgtaataaattaatcactttatccggatattattcataatagcggttcaaagttagccaaagtaataaatacggtctaactttgaacctaacctaacctaacctaacctaaccttttttttttttttttttttttttttatcgtggggaaatcctcatggataccaccgcgcccggggaggcacggaggttatgtcggacttttaccgactaaaaccccacggcgttCCACGCATCGCCTGATGGTCAGGTTACGGGGCCAAACACGTTCGCGCAACCTGGCCAGCGGCGCCTACTAAGGACTCTCCTCGGGGGACCAATATAGTCCCTACCCACCGTCTGAGGCACACTAGGAACACAATAGTGCGCCTCCCGACTCGGGGACTGGTTTCTTTTCGGGCGATAGACTCCCCGTGTCCATCGCCCGAGAGCCCCTCTCAAGGGGGTAGGCGGCGGTCGTGGGCGACTCGCCTACGCCCAACCCTCCTACGACGGATGGCATGAGAGCTCAAATCATCTTCTTTCATGCGCTCCGCCGCCTCCTTCTGCGACATTACCTCCTCGCAGAAGGACTCTACCGCTTTCCAAGACCTATCGCTGTTCGCCATGGCTCTGACTACGGCTGGCAGGGAGAGGTCTTGCCCCACTGCTGTCACGAGCGTCTCTCGCGACTCATCCCATGCTGGGCACTCTGCCAAAGTGTGCTGCGCCGTATCCATGGCACTGCCACACTCATGGCACTCCTCAGTAGGCTCTCTACCAGCGATCCTGCACAGGTACCTTCCGAAGCAGCCGTGCCCCGAAAGGACCTGCACAAGATGAAAGGTGAGTACTCCATGCCCTCTCTCCACCCACCGTTGTAGAACGGGCTGGATCGCCGCCACTGTCATATGACCTGCGCTGGGTGATTCGAGCCTTGCCGACCATTGGTGGAGGAGCTCGACCTGCGCATTTCGCCGCCACCCAGCGATTTCAGTGTAGGTAGGGTACTCGCCCCTCAATCGGGCATCCACCCTTCGCTGGTGCATGTCTGCCAGCATCTCCGCATCCAGGTCCCATGGAGGAGTCCCTGCCAAAGCACAGGCTGCCTCACAGGAAATGGTGCGGTAACCTCTGATGACTCTGACCGCCATGACTCGCTGCGGCTTTCGCAGCAGGGTCCGAATGCAGGAGTTCAGAGCATCCGCCCAGATAGGTGCCCCGTAGAGAGCCATCGACCGCACTACTCCCGTATACAGGCGGCGGCAACTGGTACTTGGCCCACCCACGTTTGGAAGAAGCCGTCCCAGCGCCCCGGCAGCCCCAATTAGTTTGGGGGCCAGGCGCCGGAAATGCTCCTCAAATTTCCATCGACTGTCGAGAACGAGTCCTAGGTACTTCATCGTCGACTCGACAGCGATGGAAACTCCGCCCACTACCAGATATTCGCCCGCTGGAAGTGCTCTCCTTGGCCCATGAAAGCACAGAGCCTCAGACTTATTGAGGGCTACTTGAAGTCCCAGCCGCCGGATACGCGCTACAACTTGGGCCACTCCAGCCGTCGCCAAGACGCGCGCTTCCCTGAAATTGCTGCCTCGAGCTGTCACGAGAGTGTCATCTGCGTAGCACGTCACATCGACACCCCGCATGTTGGTCCCCCGCAGTACCCAATCATAGCCGATGTTCCACAGGAGAGGCCCAAGAACCGAACCCTGTGGAACACCGCACGACACTTCTCGCCGTACCCATTCTCCACCGTGTGCCGGATAGACAATAGCCCGGCCCGAGAGATAGGCCTCCACGATTTGTCTGAGATATGCCGGCATCGCATGGTATCTCAGCGCCTCCCTGATGCTGTTCCAAGGCAAGGTGTTAAAAGCGTTAGCGATGTCAAGAGACACCGCCAAGACTACCTCACCCCGAGAAACTGCGTCATCCGTTAGGGCCTTCACCCGTGCGACTGCGTCAATGGTGGAACGGCCCCGGCGGAAGCCGAACTGATGGTCGCTGAGACCCGGTCCTGTCTCCTCCAGGTGTTGAACAAtacaacctaacctaacctaacctaacctaacctaacctaacctaacctaacctaacctaacctaacccagTGCCGCCGTTGCCCACAGCAGGAATCGCGCGCGTTTTAAGTGCTCCAACGCCCGCTCCGCAAAGTTTTAATCTttggaaaatagaaaaagtggTTTTTTTCTTATCAGATTGTGAAGTGTTATGCATCAAAAGTTGCGCCTCGTTTAGGCCTTCAATTTGGCGGAAAGTGCAAagaaataagttgaaaattggaCGGGCAGTGGCCAAAAAAcctaaaagtttgaaaattttcgaACTAAAACGGCGTGCGCCGCAAAAACCAGATCGACGACATACCTTTTTTGTTGCTGGAGTCGACGAGCCTCACGGAGCCCTACAAGGCGACACCTTTGCTGGATTTTTCCTGCACCGCTAAGTGGGGGAAATACAGGAAAAACCACcgaccacgtggccacgtggtccAGGATCGAGACGACTTGGGTTGCTCCGGGAGGCTGcatttaaaagaagaaatcaAGCCCCGCACGGCGAcacttagattttaaaaatcggttaagtattcgcagagttattgaaaattttaaaaatttcaaaatttcaaaattttattttaaaaaatatagatcgagaacccctatttatttttattagaatctgTAGATCTCAACTAgttgtacatacattttaaatttcaaaattttcggcctaatagttttttagatattaaatttttaaaaattcgggGTTCTCACGACACTCCCAAAAAACGATGCAATAACTCTGCAATACACcgtaaaaattagtttttagcAAGATTAAGCCATACAAAATTGTACCAAAAAATTAGCGACACTgcaagtattttaaaattgtaattatctAAAAAATAAGCGGTTTTTCAACCCCCAAAAATCGGGGGttgatttttaaactaatcaaatAACATAGTTGGATAGGGCTCTTCAAGACCTATccaacgagcccaaactcgggCTGTTTTGACCAAACAGCGACGAAGTTAGAGTTTTGGCCCAAAGTGGCGGCCATATTGGCGGCCATCTTGAAAAATTTTAAACTTCGATAACTTCGTTTAGGAAAGCAGTGCAGGGTCGTGGTTTTTTGTGTGCATATTGTCGTGGCGGGACCTACCGCGTGCATAGGCCTTAGATGACGGTTAGTGTCGTCCCCACAGCATCAAAATTGAGACCGGGAGCACATGTGCCTCGAAAAGACGAGTAAAACGAGCCGTCGCACAGTTTTCTGCGCCCAGTAGTTCCCGAGATATAAACTTTATAAAATCGGTCTAGACATAGGCTGAAACTTAGACCGCCATCTTGAAAATATTCAAGTGGCGATATCTCGGGAACTACTGATCGCAGCGAGCTGCGGTTTCCACCCTTGACCAGCTCGTGGCGAGGCCCACATTTCGGACCTGGTGGGGCGACTCTACCTTGAGTCGAGGTAGAGCCGTGGTAGAGTCGCGGACTTTAGTCTAGTTAAGACTAgttaattagaataataaataaaataagttactTTACTTCTAGCTAGCACGCTTTTGACAATTGGGCAGCCTATACACTGCCCAATTTACTTtgttaaattcattttattttattttcgtttttaGTTATAAGTTTTGACTTTTGGGCCTTATACACCCAACAATATtcttgtaaaataattattagataCTTGGTTGCgactattaaatatttaattattaattttatacatttatatacattGACTGGGGTACCTTTACACTACCCCGTTGACGTTGTACTAGCGGATATTATACCAGTTGTAAAGATGTTGGGAATACGCACCCCGACCAAGAACGCGTCAATGACAAAATCACCCGAAAGGAACCCGCCGAAGCCACTGGAGGAGGCTGGATCTTCTTCGCAATCCAGTATAAGGAAAAGCGTAGGCGAATGGGAAGCGAGACTGGAAGACAAACAAAAGTCCATCTCTTCGCTCAAGAAAACAGCTAATGAGCCGACACAGAAAACCAGCCCACCCGCCCAAAAAAGGCCAATCGCTTTCAAGATTGACAACCCTCCGGGCCCCAAAAACATCGTACGGAACCCAAGAGTGGTCGAGGCTAGAACATGCCTCGTGAAAGTTAAGAACGCCATGGCTCtttctaaaaacataaaaaaagaaataaaagaagaaGTTACAAACCAAGTGGACAGACTTTACCGTCTGGTCAAAGAGGCAGAAGCGGACCACGAGACAACCCCACCCATTAGTGCGGCTAAGCCAACTATAGAGGCAAATGACCCAGTGACTCCTCCTTCATCGTTCTCCCGCTCTGAGCGGGAGAGGGAGGTGGGGAGAGTCATTGAGTCTGAAACTGCAGCTCTTAAGAAGATGTTGGAAGAGCATAGCAAGAAACTTGCCGAAAATACCGAAAAAATGGACAGGCTGAAAGAGGCACTGCGGACTAGCCAAGAAAATACGGAGAAGATCTCATATGCTAGTGCAGTGGCAAGACAGTCTACAAAATCACCACCTAGGCAAACAGCCCTCCACTCTATAGCCGTAACTACGGAGGACGAAGGAATAACGGGTGAAAAAGTACTTGATAAAATAAGGGAAGCAGTTGACGCTAAAGAAGAATGGATCAGAGTTGATAGGGTGAGAAAGGCGAAGAATAGGAAGATCATAATGAGTTTTGAAAAGAAGGAAGACAGAGACAAGGTAAAGGAAAGACTGAGGGTGAAGGGAACCGATCTCACCGTCGAGGAGGTGAAAAATAGGGACCCGCTTCTGGTCCTCAAGGGAGTCCTAACTGTAAACACTGATGAGGACATAACAAAAGCCTTGAGGAACCAGAATAGGGAACTCTTTGGAAACCTCAACGACGGGGACGACCGGATCTCAGTCAAGTACAGAAAAAGAACCCGCAATCCGCACATGGCCGATGTGGTACTGAGCGCCTCGCCTGCCATCTGGAGACGGATCACGGTAAAGGGCAATGTCCACATAGATCTCCAGAGGGTCAGAGCGGAGGACCAGTCTCCACTGATCCAGTGCTCGAGATGCCTGGGCTACGGCCACAGTAAGAAATTTTGTAAGGAAACTGAGGATGGGTGCAGCCACTGTGGAGGACCGCACCTTAAGACCAAGTGTGCGGAGTGGGCCGCGGCCACCCCGCCCTCGTGCAGGAACTGCTTGAGAGCGAAGCTCGATAATAGAGAGCACAACGCTTTCAGCAGCGACTGCCCGATTAGGCGGAGATGGGACGAACTGGCCCGCTCCACAGTGGCGTATTGCTAAGGTTGCGCATGTGGATACGGTGGCACTTCATCTCCTCCAGGCGAATCTTCAGAGAAAGAAATTGGCGTTCACAGAGCTGCT
Coding sequences within:
- the LOC123879887 gene encoding uncharacterized protein LOC123879887 produces the protein MTVAAIQPVLQRWVERGHGVLTFHLVQVLSGHGCFGRYLCRIAGREPTEECHECGSAMDTAQHTLAECPAWDESRETLVTAVGQDLSLPAVVRAMANSDRSWKAVESFCEEVMSQKEAAERMKEDDLSSHAIRRRRVGRRRVAHDRRLPP